A single Triticum dicoccoides isolate Atlit2015 ecotype Zavitan chromosome 2A, WEW_v2.0, whole genome shotgun sequence DNA region contains:
- the LOC119353446 gene encoding putative nuclease HARBI1 translates to MAADYLKPKDPNFSSVHPRIQKDRRAYPHLKDCIGALDGTHVRATIPAGDQVRYIGRSGSTTQNVLAICDFDMHFMYTSVGQPGSMHDTSVLYHAIEADKDTFPHPPKGKYYLVDAGYPNRPGYLAPYKGERYHVPDFQRGVAPRTPKEKFNKIHSSKRNVIERAFGVWKMKWQILLKMPNYSVETQKMIVAATMTLHNYVRYHDKGDLHFLRVDRDPNYVPTIPSRYQRYAIPPNASDVSTSEASDKDMDLFRNRLATNIALGW, encoded by the exons ATGGCAGCAGATTACCTGAAACCTAAGGACCCAAACTTTAGTAGTGTGCACCCAAGGATTCAAAAGGATAGAAGGGCTTATCCACATCTTAAGGACTGCATCGGCGCACTAGATGGTACTCACGTCAGAGCTACCATTCCTGCTGGCGACCAAGTTAGATACATTGGAAGGTCAGGATCAACAACACAGAATGTTCTGGCAATATGTGATTTTGACATGCATTTCATGTACACTTCAGTTGGTCAACCCGGCTCTATGCATGATACCAGTGTCTTGTATCATGCAATTGAAGCTGACAAAGATACCTTCCCTCATCCTCCAAAGG GTAAGTACTATCTTGTGGACGCGGGCTATCCTAATAGACCTGGATATCTCGCACCTTACAAGGGAGAAAGGTACCATGTGCCTGATTTTCAACGAGGTGTGGCGCCAAGAACACCTAAGGAGAAATTTAACAAGATACACTCATCCAAGCGTAATGTGATCGAGAGAGCATTTGGTGTGTGGAAAATGAAGTGGCAGATTCTACTAAAGATGCCCAATTATTCAGTTGAAACTCAAAAGATGATAGTGGCTGCCACTATGACCCTTCACAACTACGTTCGATATCATGATAAGGGTGATCTTCACTTTCTTCGAGTCGACAGAGATCCCAACTATGTCCCAACTATCCCTTCAAGGTATCAACGGTATGCCATCCCTCCGAATGCATCAGATGTGTCAACCTCGGAGGCTAGTGATAAAGACATGGACCTGTTCCGTAATAGACTAGCAACTAATATTGCTCTTGGTTGGTGA
- the LOC119353443 gene encoding nucleolar protein 56-like has translation MALYLLFESASGYALFHASGIRKIGQTVDAVRPTLLDLKRFSKAVKLASFTPFLSAADATNQCNAIAEGITTDELVNFLVLNLPKVKEWKKGKFTVGVAQPKVGSRITEATGIPCQSDDYIQELLGAVRLHFGPLFDQLKPYDVENYSRASADNMVTQTLILLDTLDKGINFFTMRVREWYGWHFPELVKIVNDNYLYAKLANFVVNKSDLSEKDIPALADLIGDEDKAKEIVEAAKESMGQDLSPVDLITVQQFAQRVMNLSEYRKNIYEYLVTKMNDIAPNLTSLIGEMVGAQLISHAGSLSNLAKLPSSTLQILGAEKALRRALRTGGNTPKYGHIFHSSFIGRASTKNKGRMARYLASKCSMASRIDCYSDMSSSIFGEKMREQVEERLDFCEKDVASCKNLDVVNAAIEGMTNTVSEEDKEKENGGKKESNSEADDDAMHLDKPAMQSTLCTRLAIVEL, from the exons ATGGCGCTCTACCTGCTCTTCGAGTCCGCGTCGGGGTACGCGCTCTTCCACGCCTCCGGCATCCGCAAGATCGGGCAAACCGTGGACGCCGTCCGCCCCACCCTGCTGGACCTCAAGCGGTTCAGCAAGGCCGTCAAGCTCGCCAGTTTCACCCCCTTCCTGTCCGCCGCCGACGCCACCAACCAGTGCAACGCCATCGCTGAAG GGATCACGACCGACGAGTTGGTAAACTTCCTGGTTCTCAACCTGCCCAAGGTCAAGGAGTGGAAGAAGGGCAAGTTCACCGTCGGCGTTGCCCAGCCCAAGGTCGGGTCCCGCATCACCGAGGCCACCGGAATCCCTTGCCAGTCCGATGACTATATCCAGGAACTGCTTGGCGCGGTGCGGCTGCACTTCGGTCCGTTGTTTGACCAACTCAAG CCATATGACGTGGAGAACTATAGCAGGGCAAGTGCGGATAACATGGTGACTCAAACTCTCATTCTGTTGGATACACTTGATAAGGGTATCAATTTCTTCACCATGAGAGTGAG GGAGTGGTATGGATGGCATTTTCCTGAGCTGGTCAAAATCGTGAATGACAACTACCTTTATGCTAAGCTTGCCAACTTTGTAGTAAACAAATCTGATTTGTCAGAGAAAGACATTCCAGCTTTAGCAGATCTGATTGGAGATGAGGACAAGGCAAAAGAAATTGTTGAAGCAGCAAAGGAATCTATGG GCCAGGACCTTTCACCAGTTGATTTGATCACTGTCCAACAGTTTGCTCAAAGGGTCATGAATCTATCTGAGTACCGTAAAAATATCTATGAGTATCTGGTGACAaagatgaatgatattgcaccaaaTCTGACGTCATTGATTGGCGAAATGGTTGGAGCCCAGTTAATTTCTCATGCTGGCAGTCTTTCGAATCTTGCAAAATTACCTTCCTCCACTCTCCAGATACTAGGTGCTGAGAAGGCGCTGAGAAG AGCTCTTAGAACAGGTGGAAACACACCGAAGTATGGCCACATATTCCACTCATCTTTCATTGGCCGTGCATCGACGAAGAACAAGGGAAGAATGGCAAGATACCTGGCAAGCAAATGCTCAATGGCTTCACGCATTGACTGTTATTCAG ATATGAGTAGCTCCATTTTCGGTGAGAAGATGCGGGAACAAGTCGAGGAGAGATTAGActtttgtgaaaaggatgttgcatCATGCAAGAACCTTGATGTAGTGAACGCTGCGATTGAGGGTATGACCAACACAGTCTCAGAGGAGG ATAAGGAGAAGGAGAACGGTGGGAAAAAGGAGTCTAATTCTGAGGCTGATGATGATGCTATGCATCTTGATAAGCCTGCTATGCAGTCGACGTTGTGCACCCGATTGGCCATCGTCGAACTGTAG